In Falsibacillus pallidus, the genomic window GGATATTTTTCCTTCTTCATGGAAAATATAAGGAAAATAATTGAAGATGAGGGAATTAAATTATGAAACGAGTGGACGCTTTAACAAGCCCTGAAATAACCGGGCTATGGCAGACATATATGCAGAACAGCGCGATGCTGTGTTTCTTGGAATATTTCCAGCACCATATGGAGGATGAAGAAATCATGCCTGTTCTAAAAGGCGCCGTTTCCTTCTCCAAAAAATGCCTGGATGAAATAAAAGAGATATTCAATTCAGAAAAATTTCCCATACCAAAAGGATTTTCCAGGAAAGACGTCGATTTTGAAGCTCCGCGTCTTTATAATGATCTTTTTGCGTTAAGCTTTATTTACCGCATGCACCAAATGGCTGTCTCCTTTTATGGAACGACGTTGACAAAAGTAGCGCGAAACGACATTGTCACCCTTTTTGCCGGATATCTTTCTGATTCCACAAATCTGTATCTAGAAGCATTGAATCTCATGCTTTCAAAAGGAATCTATGACCGTCCGCCGAAAATGCCTTATCCAGATGAATCTGAGATGATGCCTGAGCAGCCTTCTGCCATCGAGACATTAATTGGGGAAAAAAGGGCACTGAATGCAGCAGAACTCGGTGAGATTTTTTACATCATCGAACGTAATTATATTGGTTTGATCCTTTTGACAGGTTTTATCCAAGTGATGAAAGATGCCGAATTAAAAAGGTATTTCCTAAAAGGGAAGAAGCTTGCTGAAAAGCAAATCGAAATATTCAATGATATTTTGAAAAAAGAAGAAGAAATAGGCAATATCCCAGTCAGTATGGAAGTAACAGGTTCTACTATATCTCCTTTTTCTGACAAGCTTATGACCTTCACTATATCAACCACCACATCAACAGGAATCTTCCTTATAGGGTATGCCTTATCCATCAGTTTCCGAAAAGATCTGGCAGTACATTATTCTTTACTGATGGCTGAAATCATGAAATTTGGCAGCGATGGCCTCAAACTGATGACAAAAAGAGGTTGGCTTGAACAGCTTCCACAAGGGATCAATCGGAAACGGCTAATGAGGGAATAACGGATAAAAGAAAGAGCTGCGGCATTAATCCGCAGCTCTTCTTTAAAATATTGAACCTTCCAAAATGCCCTGTGCCATATATTGCCCTTTTTTAATGCCTCCTGGACACGCAAACAGAGCACTCCCTATATGCTTCGTGTACTCGTTCAGTTTATCTTTCTGACTCATCAATTTCAGCATCGGAATGAATTGCTTATCAGGGTTCTGCTGGAAGCTGATAAAGAACAGGCCTGCATTGATGGAACCAGTCTTCTGATCGATGCCATCTGTATAGGAATAACCTCTCCTGAAGATTTCCTGTTTCATACTTTTGGCGAGCCGGACATGAGAATTGGCAGGAAGCTTCTCAGCATTGACTTCCTGGTGCTCCTTGACATTCCCATATGCTGCACCGCTGTCTTTTTTTCTGCCAAATGTATCTTCTTGATCCTTCAATGAAGAACGATCCCACACTTCAAGAAACATTTTGATTTTGCGAATGGCCATATAAGTACCGCCGATCATCCAGGAGGGTTCGCTTGAATCTGCCCAGATGATTTTCTGATGGCCGGATTTATCCTTCACAGATCGATTTGCCGTTCCGTCTTTAAATCCAAAAAGATTCCTGCCTGTCTTTCCTGTCGGTGCACTCAGGAAGCCGCCCTGTATCCATTTCACTTCAGCTGTCCCTATGGCATTCTTGATAAAGTTCCGGATGGCATGAAACGCGGTCTGTTGTATATCTGCACAGACTTGGATGCATATATCGCCTCCTGTATAGGCCTCATCCAAAGCTTCCCCTGGCATTTTCGGGATATCTCTCAGGTATTTGGGCTTTCTTGAAGCAACTCCAAATCGGTCCTTCCCGTCTTTTCTAAAAAAAGTACTCCCTAATCCATAGGTGATGGTTAGGTTGGCTGTCGATAAATCCTCTGCCTCTCCCGTATCTTTGGGAGGAAGCCAATCATTCGAAAATCCGCTTCCGATTTCTTGGCCTACTGTCATCGCCGCAGCTATTTCGGTCCATTTCTTGAATAGTTTTATTACCTGCTGGCGATCATCCGTCAACAAGTTGAACGATGCTGTATAGGAATAAGACTGCTGAGGGGTGATGATCCCCGCCTGATGTGCCCCATAAAAAGGAACGGTTTGTTTTTTGTCATCATTTTCAGCTGGACTCACGAATAATTTATCTGCAATTGCCGTAATGGTCCCTAGGCCGCTGGCGCCAACCGCGATGCCTGCACCTGCAAGAGCAGACATCTTGAGCATTTCCCGCCTCGAGTATTTTGTTGGTTTTGCAGTCGTGTTAGGCATGCTCTATTCCTCCAATTTATTGAAAAACTTCAGCGGATTGGGCCATCATTTCAGAAAGTACATTCAATTGCTGGCTCAATTCGCGTATTTGATCTTTTGTCAAGTCAGTATATGATACGTAGTGATCACCTTTTCGATATTGTCCAAGTTTGTCTTCCAATTTGGTAAATTCATTATCCAGCTTTCCTGCCAAATCGCTGCTGCTAGCTGTCAGTGCAGGTAAAATGGCATGATAAACAGCTTTAGATCCTTCAACATTAGCAGCAAGGTCCACTAGATCGATATGGGAATAGCGTTCTTCTTCCCCGGTGACTTTTGAAATGGCCGCTTCATTCAAAAGCTCCATCGCTCCCGCAACGACTTGTGTAGGCTCGAGATCAACTTTGCTGATTTGATCATTCAATTCCTTCACATCTTTATCCAATTGGTCGGCATATTTGTCCATGCCCTCTAGTGAACCTTCTTCCCAGATTGCTTTTTCAAGCAGATGGAAGCCGCTCCATTCAGCAGGATCCACATCGCCTTCCCGAGCGTCGATTTTAGGGTCTAAATCACCAAAGCTTTCAGCGATCGGTTCGATTCTTTCATAATAAACCCGAGCGTCGGCATAGGATCCTTTCGCTTTTTTCAAGTCTTTTGCTTTTACATCCTGCGTGAATTGATTCGTGGATTCTACGAGCTTTTGTGTTTGTTTGTTTACATAGTTTTTATAATCTTCCACTGCTTTTGATAATGCATCAGATGTCTTTAATGCCGTTTCCTTGGCATTATTTAAACGATCAAGCGCATCTTTCAAAGCGCCTGTATTGGATTTGATCTCATCCACATCCATTTTATCTTTTGATGCTTCTAGATAAATGGGCTGCAAGTATTTTTCTACATCGGTATAGAGAAGCGGATATTTTTCACGCACTTCATTTTCAAAGCTTAGCCATTGATCATTCATCG contains:
- a CDS encoding DUF3231 family protein, which gives rise to MKRVDALTSPEITGLWQTYMQNSAMLCFLEYFQHHMEDEEIMPVLKGAVSFSKKCLDEIKEIFNSEKFPIPKGFSRKDVDFEAPRLYNDLFALSFIYRMHQMAVSFYGTTLTKVARNDIVTLFAGYLSDSTNLYLEALNLMLSKGIYDRPPKMPYPDESEMMPEQPSAIETLIGEKRALNAAELGEIFYIIERNYIGLILLTGFIQVMKDAELKRYFLKGKKLAEKQIEIFNDILKKEEEIGNIPVSMEVTGSTISPFSDKLMTFTISTTTSTGIFLIGYALSISFRKDLAVHYSLLMAEIMKFGSDGLKLMTKRGWLEQLPQGINRKRLMRE
- the efeB gene encoding iron uptake transporter deferrochelatase/peroxidase subunit, whose product is MPNTTAKPTKYSRREMLKMSALAGAGIAVGASGLGTITAIADKLFVSPAENDDKKQTVPFYGAHQAGIITPQQSYSYTASFNLLTDDRQQVIKLFKKWTEIAAAMTVGQEIGSGFSNDWLPPKDTGEAEDLSTANLTITYGLGSTFFRKDGKDRFGVASRKPKYLRDIPKMPGEALDEAYTGGDICIQVCADIQQTAFHAIRNFIKNAIGTAEVKWIQGGFLSAPTGKTGRNLFGFKDGTANRSVKDKSGHQKIIWADSSEPSWMIGGTYMAIRKIKMFLEVWDRSSLKDQEDTFGRKKDSGAAYGNVKEHQEVNAEKLPANSHVRLAKSMKQEIFRRGYSYTDGIDQKTGSINAGLFFISFQQNPDKQFIPMLKLMSQKDKLNEYTKHIGSALFACPGGIKKGQYMAQGILEGSIF
- the efeO gene encoding iron uptake system protein EfeO, with product MNFKLKTLSSVLCVSLLAVPALAGCEDSNKKEEVSVKETNDSSINKNVESLQKKLTQLEKALSSQDAKSVKKQAEAMNDQWLSFENEVREKYPLLYTDVEKYLQPIYLEASKDKMDVDEIKSNTGALKDALDRLNNAKETALKTSDALSKAVEDYKNYVNKQTQKLVESTNQFTQDVKAKDLKKAKGSYADARVYYERIEPIAESFGDLDPKIDAREGDVDPAEWSGFHLLEKAIWEEGSLEGMDKYADQLDKDVKELNDQISKVDLEPTQVVAGAMELLNEAAISKVTGEEERYSHIDLVDLAANVEGSKAVYHAILPALTASSSDLAGKLDNEFTKLEDKLGQYRKGDHYVSYTDLTKDQIRELSQQLNVLSEMMAQSAEVFQ